The stretch of DNA GGGTTACGGGTAAAAGCAACACCAGTGGCAGAAGTTTCACCCATGTTACCAAACACCATAGCCTGTACATTAACAGCAGTTCCCCACTCTGCAGGTATACCTTCGATACGACGATAAGAAACAGCTCTTTTTCCGTTCCAGCTCTTAAACACCGCACCAATTCCACCGTAGAGCTGTGCAGTTGCATCATCCGGGAATTCCTTACCCAGAACGTTTTTGATAGTTTCTTTGAACTTGTCACAAAGCGTTTTAAGATCTTCAACAGTCATCTCAGTGTCGAGCTTGTAACCTTTTTCCTTTTTAAGCTCAGCCATAACACGTTCGAGCTGATGACGTATACCGTGACCTTCCTTAGGTTCGATACCTTCAGCCTTTTCCATCACGACGTCAGAATACATCATCATAAGACGACGAAAAGAATCGTAAACGAATCTTTCGTTGTTTGTTTTTTCGATCAGCCCCGGAATTGTTGCTGAAGAGAGACCGATATTCAGAACGGTTTCCATCATTCCAGGCATTGACATTCTGGCTCCGGAACGGCATGAGAGAAGAAGGGGATTTTTGGGATCACCAAAAACCATTTTCATTTCTTTCTCAATTTTCTTAAGAGACTTTTCCACCTGAGAATTCATCTCTTCAGGAAACTTCATTTTGTTTTCAAAGTAATCAGTACAGCAGGCAGTAGTAATAGTGAATCCTGCAGGTACTGGCAATCCTAAATTACACATCTCAGCAAGATTAGCCCCTTTACCACCGAGGAGCTCTTTCATTTCTGCCTTTCCATCAGCCTTGCCGGGTCCGAAGAAGTACACGTACTTTTTGGCCATCAAATCCTCCGCATCTTATGTTGACGGTATAAAAACATATGAGAAGTAAAACAGAACAATACAATATAAATGGTTTGTTAAATGTCATCAAGAACAATCGGTTAAAATCTGCAAAGCTTAAAAAAAGACTCCATGAGCAAATCCTGAAAACCTCCCCCGTTTTACCATCTGACAACAAAATTTTACCCCTCAAAAGCCTGCTCATTACTCAGGATAGGATCCCCAATCCCTTGGCGGCTCAGCGTATGTTTAAGAGTTTAGACCTAATGGGAATAATTCGATTAAATTTTTGTTTGAAAGTTAACTCCCATCATTATAAATTTTAAACATGAAACGACACTCTACTCTTCTCCTGATTCAACCCTACAAAAACAGTCTGATGCCCAGAGCGGAACTGGAGCACAGCATCAATTCCTTTGTCGATAAGATCGTACAACTAAGCTCTAAGTACACTCATAACCGATTTAACATCATTTTACCGGCTTATATTCTTGAGCTGATAGACCCGCTTAAACTCTCCATTCTTCGCGAACTTAGCAAAAAAGGCGTAATCGAATGGATTCTGACCGGTTACACAGAACCATTCGTAAGCTTCTCACCAGATTGGCTGACCATGGAAAACATCCGCCATGGTTTGACTGTTTTCGATGAACTTACTGGATCAGTCCCCATTGGATATTGTCCGCCTTATTCAAATTGGGAACCATCCCATATTGATCAGCTTAAAAACGCCGGTATAAAGTATGCCGTGATCTCCAGGGAATCCCTTGCCCTAGAAGCAAAAAACAGTTGCGGCTACTGGATAACAGAACATACAGGCTCATCAATGGCAATATTCCCCTCAACGGTATTCAGCAGTGCCGATGCTCCAAAGCGACCAGCCAACTGGATTGCCAAAGAGCTGAAACAGTGTGAGTACGCCGGGAGCGGTGGTGTTGTAATCATCAAATACCTTTTCGCCCTTAAAAAAAGGGGTGGTGAAAAAGAAGATCCCAACAGATGGCTTGATCAAATCTGCTCAACCCTTAACCGCAAAATTCTTCACTACCATCCATCAAGAGTTCAGGATATCATTACAAACACGGCACCGCTTGGTCTGCAGTATATACCACCATGCCTCATCCCTTCCAGGAAAAGCTCACCACTGGTTTATTTCAGAAACCACCTTCACTGTCATGACCAGTTTGGTATTCTTCAAAGGAAAATGATCGAGATCTGCAACAATCTCCAGGAGATGAAAAACACCAAACCGGCCACAACTCTTCAAAAAGAACTATTCAAAGTACAGGACATAAACAGATTTCTGCCTACACGGCACAGTGGTTTCACCAAAATTTCTGATCGTCTCTGGACTTACAGTAAACTTATCGGAATCGAACGTCAACTCAACAAACAAAGCAGTAGTATCGGAGGGCAGATCAGACTTACCGACTTTCTGCGTAACGGATATAAAAGCATTCTTCTTTCAAACAAGCACATAAAGATGTATGTAGATCATAAAAAGGGTGGTAATGTATTTGAAATTGATTACATAAGCGCAGAGTATAATATGTGTGCGACCTACAATCCCCGAATTCGGAAAAAACCTGATCTGCTGGTCCCGGGAGAATCCCGATTTTCTTTTGTAGACCGAATTCATACAGAAGATTTCACTACAGTAATAGAACCAATAATAAAACGAGAAAGCAAAAGTGATTTCCCGGCACTCCCCTTCGATTATACATTTAAGAAAACTAAATCGGGAACAAAGATCGTCCTCCGACGCCAGGGCTCCTTCATCAAAGAGGAAAAACAACTTCCCCTGGGTATGGAGAAGGTTTTCGGTCTTGAAAGAGAAAAACCGGTTGTTACTTTTGCCTACCAGCTAAGGAATCCCTCACTTACTGATTATCACTTTTATTTTGCAACAGAACTCTCCCTTGCACTTCCAGGCGCACTTAACGGAACAGCCAAACTGATTTACAACAACGAATTCCAAACTATCGGCACAGAACCTCTGCAGGTCAATGATCTCAATGCCTGGAGTATCGAAGACCACTCTGCAGGTATAGTTATAAAATTCAAAACACAAAAAAATCTCACAGTGCTGATTACTCCATCAGACTACAACATTCCCTCTCACGAACAAAATCCCTCTAACGGCATTTCTCTTATGCTCATCAGCCCGGTAACAATAGAGAAAAGCTCCACATGGGCAAACATGGGAAAACTTACCTTCAAAAAAGCTGCTGCCAAAGGAGGAAAGGATGATCTCATTTGAATCATTGGATATCACTCTGGAGAGCAGGGGTGATAAGATCTGGCTTCTGTTATCAGGGCCTTTTAATAATGAAGAAGTCCCAAGTATAAGGGAGAAAATCGAACGATTGATCTCCGATGGAAGCCGGGAGTTCATTTTAGATCTCGAAAAAATAACTCTCATGGATGATTCTGTTTCTCCGATGTTTCTCAGCATCAGCAATAAAATCGCAGGTAAAGGCGGGAAAGTTACATTCGTCTTCAAAAACCCTATAGTACACAAAGCATTCAAACCCTTTATCAATCTGCTCACTGTTTATCCCGACCTCGAAACCGTAAGGAAAAGGGGGGTATTACACTCTCTGAGCAAACTCCGCCGTTCTCTTTCCAGAAAAACCGGCTTTAGGATTTCAAAGCCCCTGGCCTTATTCTTACTTCTTATTTTGGGGGGATGGTTTTTCTCGTTGCTTTATATAATCGATTTGCAAAATCAAAGAATCCATGAACAGGAGAGAGAACTTCATGAACTTACCCACTGGAAAGAGAAAACAACCGTAGAAGTAGAATATCTTCAGGAACGGATACGGCCACTGGAACAGCTTGGTATCATTCGTGAAAAACCATAACAACAGGCAATCATTACATATGAGCCTATTATTAAAGTTCAGGAGATTCTTCTTCAGAGAAAAAGATGTATGGATATCTGAACTCTCAGCATACATCATTATGGGAGTTTTGCTCAGTTCGCTGCTGCTGGTAACTTCCAGAATTCTGCACCAGGAATTGCGGCTCAGAGAACTGAACAGAGAAATTTCTCAGTTAAAAAGGGAGGAAATATACTTAAGTAAACTCCACGGGGAACTTCATGAGAAGTATAGCATTATGACCCTTCTCAACCAGAAAATCAGTTTCAGAATCCCCCCTCACACAGTTCACCAACTAACCGAAGTCGTACTCACCAACAGTCGCCAGTTTGGCTATGACCCTGTACTCCTTCTGGCTGTAATTGCAGTTGAGAGCTCGTTCAACCCACATGCTCTGGGACGTTACAGAAGCGGCACACTCAGCGGGGCCCTGGGACTGATGCAAATCAAACACAGTACAGCCCTTGAAATTGCCGGATTTCTTGGAATAGAGGATCTTGCTCCCGAAGACCTGTTTGATCCGGAAATAAATCTTGTTATTGGTACCGCCTACCTCACCAGGCTAATAAGCCAGTTTCAGTCTTTCAAACTTGGATTACTCGCATATAACCAGGGCCAGGGCACCATAAGGAGAACTCTTTTCAGAAGAGAACCTTTGTATATACGTTACTACGAAAAGGTGCTGAAACACTATTTTGAAATGAGAGAGTTGTTGGATAACAAGGCACCTCTGAACGTATTTACCGAGGAGGAGGAATAGGTCACTTACTCCTGAAAATGTACTACATTGTAAACCCAAACCTCTGCATCCTTCCAACCATCACTGCCCATATTCCCTTTAAGTGATAGCTGAGTCAGGAACTTTTCTTTATCAGGCAGCTGCTTCCAGACCTGAGGCAAAAAGGTGGCTTCATTAAAACCTTTTTTTAACACCACACCATCCACACCAACTTCAATCTGTTCAAGGAGCTCTTCTGAGGTGGTGAATTTTACCTCTCTTAAAGGTGTCAGAACAGAAATTTCAATCTCTACATCCGTTAGCTCCTGCGCACAGAGAGATGGAAACCTGGGATCCTGCATTGCGGCTTTAACCGCATACTCTTTTACGGATGTAAAAAGTGGCTTTACAGGTTCAATACACCCGATACAACCCCTTAAATTCCCCGCTTTGGTTAGTGTAATGAAGCATCCGGATTTTCTGTTCAAAATTTCACTATTTTGTGCAGTAAAGGCAAATTCAGTTTTTTTGACAGCGGATTCAATACTGTTTCTTGCTAATTTCAGAAGCTGGTGTTTTGTTTGGGAGTCTAAAAAGTCTGAATGAAGCTGATCAGTTCTCTTCTCACAACGCTCACAATTTTCTTGTTGATTATGATCCACATAGATGATCGATGCATACCCCACAACTCTTGAGGAGCCATACCGGGGGTTGGTTTCATAAGAGGTGCGGGCATCGAGAAGTTCCGGTTTGAGCTTCTGTAATTGAGCCAGATGCATAACCACCCGTATCGCACTCTCGCCACAACCATCAATGAAACCATCTTTACGGTTTTTTATTATAGTTTCAATACTGTTATCATCTGTATAACGAGCCGCGGAGTGTTCCATAAAATGAGACAAATCCGATGATGCGATTATAATGGTTTTGTCATCCAAAAAAGAAAGCAGCATTTCTGCAACCCTTCTCTCTGATACTTTTCCCATTATTATGGGAACAATCGAAAATTGCTCAAGTTTAGTCTGAAGGAATGGAAGCTGAACCTCAAGGCTATGCTCAAGACGTTCTGCATCCGAGGCATCAACAACAATGGGGTTATCTCTCAACTGCTCCACAGATTCCTTATCCACGGCAACCCTGCCCAGCGGTGTTTCGTAAAAAGACGCCGTCGAAACGTGAATTCCTGTGAAAACTTTATAATGAGAAGGTCCAAGAAGAACTACCCTGGAGATTTGTTTATCCAAAAGTGCAAAACCTTTTGCAGCTACAGGAGCGGAGAAAATATAACCCGCATGAGGAGAGATCAAAAGCCGCACAGGAAGATCTTTATTCTCCTGGCCTTGTAAATACCCTTCCACTTCTCTTCTAAGATCCAGGCTTTCAGATGAATAAAATTTGCCGGCGAAATTCGCTTTGCGTACAGATTCATTTTCGGACCGAAGAAGATTATCTGGTGAAATCATCGAATTACTCCTTACTATTATTTACCGGAAGAATTAATGCTTTAAGAGGGGTACTTTAGAAGGCCTATTCAACTTCGAAGAAACGACAACTCGTTCCCTTCTCCCCAATGGGACAAACAACTTTTTTCCCACATTTGGGACACCTTCCCTCGTAGGCAGTGTGTGACCTGTTTATGTAGATACGACCATAAATTTTGCAGCACCTGAAATAAATGCCCAAAAATGTTTTCTTTTGATCAGATGTTTTTTTACCGCGCAGTTCCATAGATTTTGTTCTCAGCAATGTATCCAAGCACGGATTCAGGAACAAGATAACTACAGGAATATCCACTTTTGAAATATTCCCTTATATCAGATGAGCTCAACTCCCACTTAGGAGAGGGGAAATGTTTAATTTTAGCATCCTTTAATTCTGCAGGAATCACCAGATCATTCCCAGGCCTGTAGGCAACACAAAACACCACCATCTCAATTATCTTTTCAAAAGATTTCCACGTCTTTATTTGTGGGAGATTATCCGAGCCGATTATAAAATATAAAGGTCTCTCAGGGTATTTCTGACGCAAAAGGCCAAGAGTTTCATGAGTAAACGAAAACCCCTCTCTGAATACTTCTCCATCCCATATTTCCATGCTTTTGGTATCCAGAAGAGCAATCTCAAGCATTTTCAGGCGCTGGTCCGGAGAAGCATGAACAGAAGAATTTTTATGAGGGGGGTTGCCACAAGGGATAAGTAAAAGTTTCTCAAGCTTGAAATAATCTATAGCAAGGCATGCTGTTGCAAGATGTCCGTTGTGCACAGGGTCGAATGTGCCGCCTAAAATACCAAGTGGTGAGTCTGACATTTTCCTCTTTGATTGTAGAAAATCTTGTTAATATGGTTTTATCAGGGTGAATCTAATCTGGCGATCAGAACATTTACCCTGTTTTTGAGTTCTTCATCCAGTTCTGATACCTTGATTTTTTCAACTATTTCCTGAGCTTCACTGCGACGCCCCATCTCAAAGAGGATCTCTCCCATATCGATCAACCCTTTCTGAGCATACACAGTGGTAGGGTATTTTGAAATAAGTGAATTGTAGTAAATCAGTGAAGCATCATGTTTTCCCTGACGTCTGTAAAATCTGGCATTATTATACTCTTTTTGGGCCAGTTTATCGACACTTTTATTCAGGTAAACTGTAACACTGTCTGCGAAATCACTTGATGGAAACTGATTGAGAAAAGAGTTGAAAACTCGAATGGCCTCAATAGTTTCGGTTTGATCGCGGTCGGGTGGGTTGGACTGTTTGTAGAGAAGCTGCCCTATTCTGAAATGAGCTTCAGCGGCAAATGGCGAAAATGGATACTCACGCCTTAGGCGTTCAAATTCTATTCTTGAATCCATAAACTGATTGAGTCTCATATGAGACATTCCAAGGTAGTAATGAACAGAATCCATAAGGTCTGTTCCCCCGCACTGGAATTTCATCTCCTCCAGGATGTTTATAGCCGTTCCCTCACGTCTGTTCTCGAAAGCTTCAATAGCATCTTCAATTCGTTCAGAACAGTTATAAGCCTGAAAACCACCTTTAGTCCTGTTGGAACAGGATGCTACAAACAACATTGACACCAAAAGAGGAGTGAGGTACAAAACTGATTTATTAATTTTCATAGAAAAGTCCGCAATTTAAGATGAATAGAAGCTTAATTCTAAACAGTACGTTTATGGAAAAGAAATTTGTGTACAGGAAATAAAAAAGATGCAAAATCTGTGCACATAGCTGCCGCACAGATCTGTATCCTGATCATAAAGTCGTTTCTAAAATAATTAATTGCAAGAAGTTATTAAAATTATGCAGAGTTTTTATTGAAATTAAATATTTGGCTACCTTAAATCCTTCAGATAATTGCGTGCCCTCTGAACATATTCACTTGCCGGATACCGGTCCACAAGTATCTGAAGCTCCTCTTTTGCCTCAGCCGTATGCCCCATTTTCAGAAAAGAAAGACCTACCTTAAATTGAGAATCATCGGCTTTGCTGCTTCCCCCGTCAGAAATCACTCTGCGAAAAGAACTGATAGCACTCGCAAAATCACCCATTGCATAATGGCACTCCCCGATCCAGTATTTTGCATTACCCGTCCATCTTCCCTGAGGGAATTTCTCGATATGCTGAGTAAAAAGACGCAAAGCCTGCTCATAGTGACGGCCATTGAAAGCTCTCAATGCATTCTGATATAAATCATATTCGGGAGAAGATGTCAGGAGCTCAGAAGCACTGGCGGGTGAAAAAGAAGCAGGAGCGCTGCCTGAAGAAGCTCTTGTCACAGGCCTGTTTTCTAATGCCCTAACCTGAGCATGAAGATCCTTGTAAGCTTCAATCAAAAGAGAAAGCCTGGTTTCAATTTCCTCAATTTTGGCGATCGACACGCTCGCGACCTCTTCAGAAAGCAAAACCATTCTGTTGTCAATTTCAGTCATCCTGTTTCTGAGAGCATCAACATCCAGCCTCGCCTCCTGTGCCATTCTCAGAGCCTCATCCGAACTCTCCTTCATTTGGATAATATCCACCTCTGGCAAAATCGCCTCACGCTCCAGATGCTGCACCGATCCGGCACAGCCGGCGATAACCACCAAAGCCACTAAACACAGCGTTTTAAGTATACCCCTTCTATTCAACGTACCCATTCTGCTGCTCCCTTACCAATCAGATTATCTAAAAACTCAAAATATATCTGTTTAGATGATAGTATAACATTAATTCATTGAGGTGTCCAAAAAATATTATTTCTCAACCGGAAAACCAGGAGTGCTTTTAGTTGAAAACAAACCTTAATAGTCAGATATAATTTTCCACGCAAATCACAATCTGCATTCACCTCTTTTTTAATCACCCCCCAAATTTACCCACTATCTTATTCTATTCAATATATATCCCCATTAAACTTGTAATATCTTACTGAAAGCACGTATTTTCTCTGAACACTACAGGCTCGCAGCAAAAAAGAGCGGGACCTGAAAAAGCTGAAAAAAAATGAGAGGAGAATTCAGCCCACAGATGTTGTGCCGACACTCCTTACCCAATAGAGATTATTCATTTTCAGCATCGGATCATACTCCTGAGTAAGTGAAAGAATATTCTACCATGCTTCTTTACAGATATATCATCAAGGAACTCCTTTTCCCATTTTTTGCCTCACTGAGTGTAATAGTATTTCTGTTTATAATGCAGCAGGCAGTTCAGCTTCTTGATCGTGTGATAGAAAAAGGACTGGACCCCATAGTTGTGCTTGAAGTTTTTATGATCCAGCTTGGATGGATCATAGCACTTGCTGTACCGATGGCGATACTTACTGCCACCCTTATGACTTTTGGACGAATGTCCGGTGATAACGAAATCACAGCCATAAAAGCTTCCGGAAGAAGCATGTTTTCTCTTCTTGTACCGGCCTTCAGTGCAGCCCTCGTGATAACGGTGGCCCTCACCTTCTTTCACGATCTGATTCTGCCGGAAGCAAACCACCGGGCTGCCAATCTTCTTTCTGACATATCAAGAAAACAGCCAGCAGTACTCATCGAACCACGGGTACTTATAACGGATTTTGATAACTATACACTATACACCCACGATATTGACCCATTTACCGGAGATATGTCCGGGATTCGTATCCTTACCGATATCCCCGGGCAGGATCCCACGGTTACCGTTGCAGCCAAAGGTAATATACGAAGCACAGGAGATGAAAAATTTCTGGTCCTAACTCTTCTTGACGGGGAAATACACAGCTACCCCAGAGACAACACAAAAGAATATTATCGGGGCCGCTTTGAAGAGCAGATTTTTTACCTTGAAAACATTGACAGCAGATTATTGCGCACAAGCTCAAATCACCGCAGTGACAGGGAGAAGAACATTGCGATGATGCTCTCAGACATCTCTGAGTTTGAACGATCGAAAGAAACAGCCCTTGCAGAGTTTAATCAGTTTATCGGAAAAATTAAAAATCAGGTCAATGAACTGGATTCAATCTCAACTGCAGTTAACCCCCAATCCCCCCAGGCTGAGAATTTCGAAAAATGGGCTGAGGGGGTGAGAGTAAATCCGGCACTGATAAACACAACGAATCGCAGCAAAAACATGGTGGAAAGAACCGCCAGAAGAGTACACTCCAACAACCTGATGATCGCCCAATACAAGGTCGAAGTACACAAGAAATTTGCTATACCGATCGCCTGTCTGCTTTTTGTTCTCATAGGGGCTCCCCTGGGTATTATGGCACGGCGGGGTGGACTTGCTGTTGGAGCGAGCTACAGTGTTTTCTTTTTTATCGCTTACTGGGGTTTTCTTATCACCGGTGAATCGATGGCAGACAAGCTAATTGTTTCACCCGCGTTTGGTATGTGGTATGGCAATGCCATAATTGCGATTTTCGGGCTGATTTTAACCATACTCATGATGCGGGAAACTTCTATACGATTTGATTTCATAAAACAATTATTCCAGACATCTGTAGTGCGAAGTAACCGTGTGGTAAAATGGATTTCCGGTCTTTACATAATCAAAATTCCGGGTTTACTCCTGCGCCTGCCAAGAAGAGTTGTCAACTGGTTTCTGGGAATACTTCCGGTTTATCTGATCAGCATGTTTCTAAAACTAAGCGCCGGTTTGCTCATAGCAATAATTGTAATATTCGTAGTGGTAGACTACATAGGAAACCTAAGACGGTTTGAAAACGCCACCATAAACGAAGCCATTCTTTACTACTGGTACTATCTGCCGTGGATCATTCAGACCATCCTGCCGGTTGTGCTTCTTCTTGCCGCAATGTTTTCAATGGGAAAACTGGCCAAAAACAGCGAACTTACTGCCATGAGGGCATCGGGAATAAGTGTTAGAAGGTTAACTTTGCCACTGCTTGTATTGGGCCTGCTGTTATCCGCGCTGACCTTTTTTGGCGGAGAGTATATCCTGCCCAGAGCAAACGAGCAGAGAACCGAGCTGATGACTATAATGAGACACCCCCCATCACAGCGTCAGGAAGCAGTAAACAGACGGGAATACAGACGCAATTTTTACTATTTTGGCAATCCAAATACCATGTATTACTTTGAGGAGTTCAGCACAGAACCTCAATTTGCCAGAAAAGTGCAGCGGCAGATATTCAGAAATGATGGTATAGCCGAACGAATCGATGCAGCGGAAATGATTTACGATAAACACAATGGATGGAAATTCATCGATGGGCAAAAACGTACCTTTGATGAGGATCAATCTGCATTAGTGACATTTCAAAGTTTTTATGATACAATCCTCACAGCAGCTCCTTCTGAAATGACTCAAAGAGTAAGATCGGAAAGGGAGCTAAGCTACTGGGAGCTGAGAAATTATATCGATATGGCTAAACGCAGAGGTGAGCAGGTACACCGGCTTGTGGCGGAGATGGAGTTCAAAATAGCTCTTCCACTCATGAATTTTGTAGTGATCCTGCTGGGAATAGCAATTACAGCCCGCATGGGCAGAAAAGGTGGACCGGTTCTTTTCGGTATTGGCCTTGGACTAACATTCTCATACTATCTGATCTCGCAAATAGCCATTGTTTTTGCTCAAAACGGTCACATATCTCCACTTACAGGAGCGTGGATCGGAAATGTTTTTTTCTTTACCATTGGAATTATTCTCTACAGGAAGGCTGCGAACTGATTTATGCTACCTAAAGTCTTAATTATCGATGACAACCACGACCCTCTTGACATACTTGAACTACTGCTTTATAAAGATTTTGACGTTTGTACTGCCATGAACGGCTTTGAAGGTCTGAAAAAAGCCGAAGAGGAAAAACCAGACCTTATAATTACCGATATTATGATGCCGATCATGGATGGTATCAGGCTATTCAACAAATTA from Chitinispirillum alkaliphilum encodes:
- a CDS encoding glycoside hydrolase family 57 encodes the protein MPRAELEHSINSFVDKIVQLSSKYTHNRFNIILPAYILELIDPLKLSILRELSKKGVIEWILTGYTEPFVSFSPDWLTMENIRHGLTVFDELTGSVPIGYCPPYSNWEPSHIDQLKNAGIKYAVISRESLALEAKNSCGYWITEHTGSSMAIFPSTVFSSADAPKRPANWIAKELKQCEYAGSGGVVIIKYLFALKKRGGEKEDPNRWLDQICSTLNRKILHYHPSRVQDIITNTAPLGLQYIPPCLIPSRKSSPLVYFRNHLHCHDQFGILQRKMIEICNNLQEMKNTKPATTLQKELFKVQDINRFLPTRHSGFTKISDRLWTYSKLIGIERQLNKQSSSIGGQIRLTDFLRNGYKSILLSNKHIKMYVDHKKGGNVFEIDYISAEYNMCATYNPRIRKKPDLLVPGESRFSFVDRIHTEDFTTVIEPIIKRESKSDFPALPFDYTFKKTKSGTKIVLRRQGSFIKEEKQLPLGMEKVFGLEREKPVVTFAYQLRNPSLTDYHFYFATELSLALPGALNGTAKLIYNNEFQTIGTEPLQVNDLNAWSIEDHSAGIVIKFKTQKNLTVLITPSDYNIPSHEQNPSNGISLMLISPVTIEKSSTWANMGKLTFKKAAAKGGKDDLI
- a CDS encoding Lytic transglycosylase catalytic, with translation MGVLLSSLLLVTSRILHQELRLRELNREISQLKREEIYLSKLHGELHEKYSIMTLLNQKISFRIPPHTVHQLTEVVLTNSRQFGYDPVLLLAVIAVESSFNPHALGRYRSGTLSGALGLMQIKHSTALEIAGFLGIEDLAPEDLFDPEINLVIGTAYLTRLISQFQSFKLGLLAYNQGQGTIRRTLFRREPLYIRYYEKVLKHYFEMRELLDNKAPLNVFTEEEE
- a CDS encoding AMMECR1 domain protein → MISPDNLLRSENESVRKANFAGKFYSSESLDLRREVEGYLQGQENKDLPVRLLISPHAGYIFSAPVAAKGFALLDKQISRVVLLGPSHYKVFTGIHVSTASFYETPLGRVAVDKESVEQLRDNPIVVDASDAERLEHSLEVQLPFLQTKLEQFSIVPIIMGKVSERRVAEMLLSFLDDKTIIIASSDLSHFMEHSAARYTDDNSIETIIKNRKDGFIDGCGESAIRVVMHLAQLQKLKPELLDARTSYETNPRYGSSRVVGYASIIYVDHNQQENCERCEKRTDQLHSDFLDSQTKHQLLKLARNSIESAVKKTEFAFTAQNSEILNRKSGCFITLTKAGNLRGCIGCIEPVKPLFTSVKEYAVKAAMQDPRFPSLCAQELTDVEIEISVLTPLREVKFTTSEELLEQIEVGVDGVVLKKGFNEATFLPQVWKQLPDKEKFLTQLSLKGNMGSDGWKDAEVWVYNVVHFQE
- a CDS encoding Nicotinate-nucleotide adenylyltransferase gives rise to the protein MSDSPLGILGGTFDPVHNGHLATACLAIDYFKLEKLLLIPCGNPPHKNSSVHASPDQRLKMLEIALLDTKSMEIWDGEVFREGFSFTHETLGLLRQKYPERPLYFIIGSDNLPQIKTWKSFEKIIEMVVFCVAYRPGNDLVIPAELKDAKIKHFPSPKWELSSSDIREYFKSGYSCSYLVPESVLGYIAENKIYGTAR
- a CDS encoding outer membrane assembly lipoprotein YfiO, whose product is MLFVASCSNRTKGGFQAYNCSERIEDAIEAFENRREGTAINILEEMKFQCGGTDLMDSVHYYLGMSHMRLNQFMDSRIEFERLRREYPFSPFAAEAHFRIGQLLYKQSNPPDRDQTETIEAIRVFNSFLNQFPSSDFADSVTVYLNKSVDKLAQKEYNNARFYRRQGKHDASLIYYNSLISKYPTTVYAQKGLIDMGEILFEMGRRSEAQEIVEKIKVSELDEELKNRVNVLIARLDSP
- a CDS encoding Tol-pal system protein YbgF, with product MALVVIAGCAGSVQHLEREAILPEVDIIQMKESSDEALRMAQEARLDVDALRNRMTEIDNRMVLLSEEVASVSIAKIEEIETRLSLLIEAYKDLHAQVRALENRPVTRASSGSAPASFSPASASELLTSSPEYDLYQNALRAFNGRHYEQALRLFTQHIEKFPQGRWTGNAKYWIGECHYAMGDFASAISSFRRVISDGGSSKADDSQFKVGLSFLKMGHTAEAKEELQILVDRYPASEYVQRARNYLKDLR